A single region of the Enterococcus mundtii genome encodes:
- the epsC gene encoding serine O-acetyltransferase EpsC, whose amino-acid sequence MEWFKRAVIAVKKNDPAARTTAEVILTYPGLHALFWHRFSHYLYRHRLYLIAKMNAQFWRFITGIEIHPGATIGTGVFIDHGMGIVIGETAEIEDDVVLFHGVTLGGTGKETGKRHPTVKKGAMLSANAQILGPITIGKDAKIGAGAVVLKDIPDGATAVGIPAKVVRINGEKVGDENDKNL is encoded by the coding sequence ATGGAATGGTTCAAACGAGCTGTCATTGCCGTAAAGAAAAATGATCCAGCAGCGCGTACCACAGCAGAGGTCATTTTGACCTATCCTGGGCTACATGCATTATTTTGGCATCGTTTCTCCCATTATTTATATCGCCATCGTCTCTATTTGATTGCCAAAATGAATGCCCAATTTTGGCGATTTATTACGGGAATAGAGATACATCCAGGAGCGACGATTGGAACGGGTGTATTTATCGATCACGGTATGGGAATCGTTATTGGAGAAACAGCAGAAATCGAAGATGATGTCGTCTTGTTTCATGGTGTCACTTTAGGGGGGACTGGAAAAGAAACGGGGAAAAGACATCCAACCGTCAAAAAAGGCGCAATGTTGTCAGCCAATGCCCAAATCTTAGGACCGATCACCATAGGAAAAGATGCGAAAATCGGTGCAGGCGCAGTCGTCTTAAAAGATATACCTGATGGGGCAACAGCAGTAGGGATACCAGCAAAAGTTGTCCGAATCAATGGAGAGAAAGTAGGGGATGAGAATGATAAAAATCTATAA
- the radA gene encoding DNA repair protein RadA translates to MAKKAKVQFVCQNCGYVSPKFLGRCPNCGKWNTMVEEIEQDTTDRRVRTSLTGEKAKPTKIAEVVPKKEPRVKTKLEELNRVLGGGVVPGSMVLIGGDPGIGKSTLLLQVSQQLAAIGGKVLYVSGEESADQIKLRAERLGSIDTEFYLYAETDMNEISRAIEQISPDYVIIDSIQTMTQPDITSVAGSVSQVRETTAELLKIAKTNGIAIFIVGHVTKEGSIAGPRMLEHMVDTVLYFEGEQHHSFRILRAVKNRFGSTNEIGIFEMHTHGLEEVANPSQIFLEERLDGATGSAIVVAMEGTRPILVEIQALVTPTMFGNAKRTTTGLDFNRVSLIMAVLEKRAGLLLQNQDAYLKAAGGVKLNEPAIDLAIAVSIASSYKEKGTQPTECFIGEIGLTGEIRRVNQIEQRVKEVQKLGFTKVYLPKNNLGGWNIPEGIEVVGVATLDETLRRVFR, encoded by the coding sequence AAAAGCAAAAGTTCAATTTGTTTGTCAAAATTGTGGCTATGTGTCGCCTAAATTTTTAGGACGTTGCCCAAATTGTGGTAAATGGAATACCATGGTTGAAGAAATCGAACAAGATACAACGGACCGCAGAGTACGAACGAGTTTGACCGGAGAAAAAGCCAAGCCAACAAAAATTGCTGAGGTGGTTCCTAAGAAAGAACCACGAGTAAAGACGAAGCTAGAAGAATTGAACCGTGTTTTAGGCGGTGGTGTGGTCCCTGGCTCGATGGTTTTGATCGGTGGCGACCCTGGTATCGGAAAATCCACCTTACTCTTGCAAGTATCACAGCAACTGGCTGCTATTGGTGGAAAAGTCCTTTACGTATCGGGAGAAGAGAGTGCGGACCAAATCAAGTTGCGTGCAGAACGATTAGGTTCGATCGACACAGAGTTTTACTTGTATGCAGAGACAGATATGAATGAAATCAGTCGAGCCATCGAACAAATTTCACCTGATTATGTCATCATCGATTCGATCCAAACAATGACTCAACCTGATATTACGAGTGTCGCTGGTAGTGTTAGTCAAGTGCGAGAAACCACAGCTGAGCTATTGAAAATCGCAAAAACAAACGGTATTGCTATCTTTATAGTAGGTCATGTCACGAAAGAAGGCTCGATTGCAGGTCCGCGCATGTTAGAGCACATGGTTGATACGGTCTTGTATTTTGAAGGTGAGCAACATCATAGTTTTCGCATTTTGCGTGCCGTCAAAAATCGTTTTGGTTCCACCAATGAGATCGGTATTTTTGAGATGCACACCCATGGCCTTGAAGAAGTAGCCAATCCTTCACAGATTTTCTTAGAAGAACGATTGGATGGGGCGACAGGTTCAGCGATCGTTGTCGCCATGGAAGGTACACGTCCGATCTTGGTTGAGATCCAAGCCTTAGTCACGCCTACGATGTTCGGAAATGCCAAACGAACAACGACTGGTTTAGACTTTAATCGGGTGTCATTGATCATGGCAGTCTTAGAAAAACGGGCAGGATTATTGTTGCAAAATCAAGATGCTTACTTAAAAGCAGCTGGTGGGGTAAAATTAAATGAACCTGCAATCGACTTAGCGATTGCAGTCAGTATTGCGTCTAGTTACAAAGAAAAAGGAACGCAACCAACGGAGTGTTTTATTGGAGAAATCGGTCTGACTGGTGAAATCAGAAGAGTCAACCAAATTGAACAACGAGTCAAAGAAGTACAAAAATTAGGTTTTACAAAAGTATATTTACCTAAAAATAATTTAGGTGGTTGGAATATTCCAGAGGGTATCGAAGTCGTAGGTGTTGCTACACTTGATGAAACTCTTAGACGAGTATTTCGCTAA
- the gltX gene encoding glutamate--tRNA ligase — translation MTKVRVRYAPSPTGHLHIGNARTALFNYLFARHNDGDFIIRIEDTDQKRNIEDGEKSQLENLAWLGMEWDESPENPGEYGPYRQSERKEIYQPWIDQLLASNRAYKCYCSEEELEAEREAQRARGEMPHYAGTCANLSPEEQAKKEAEGIVPVIRFRVPRNTEYAFTDMVKGDITFESDNIGGDYVIQKRDGMPTYNFAVAVDDHLMKITHVLRGDDHIANTPKQLMIYEAFGWTAPTFGHMTLIINSETGKKLSKRDESILQFIEQYRELGYLPEAMFNFIALLGWSPVGEDELFSQEELIKMFDPQRLSKSPAAFDAKKLQWVNNHYIKEMDLDALTEMCLPYLIADGRVQENPDAQTIEWVKKIVRLYQPQMSYAAEIVEVSTLFFNEHPVLDEAAKEVLAGETVPTVLKAFKEQLTQMEVVDAPTVKAAIKAVQKETGVKGKNLFMPIRVAVSGQMHGPELPETIELLGKEKSLAHLNQVLN, via the coding sequence ATGACGAAAGTACGCGTACGTTATGCACCAAGTCCAACAGGGCATTTGCATATTGGGAATGCACGAACTGCATTATTCAATTATTTATTTGCCCGTCACAATGATGGAGATTTCATTATCCGCATTGAGGACACTGACCAAAAACGAAATATTGAAGATGGCGAAAAAAGCCAATTAGAGAATCTTGCATGGTTAGGGATGGAATGGGATGAATCACCTGAAAATCCAGGTGAATACGGTCCTTACCGTCAATCTGAAAGAAAAGAAATCTACCAACCATGGATCGATCAGTTATTAGCAAGCAATCGTGCTTACAAATGCTATTGTTCAGAAGAAGAATTAGAAGCAGAACGTGAAGCGCAACGTGCGCGTGGCGAAATGCCTCACTACGCTGGGACTTGTGCGAACTTGTCACCTGAAGAACAAGCGAAAAAAGAAGCAGAAGGTATTGTACCAGTGATTCGTTTCCGTGTGCCGCGCAATACAGAATATGCGTTTACCGACATGGTCAAAGGAGATATCACCTTTGAATCAGACAATATCGGTGGGGATTATGTCATCCAAAAACGCGATGGTATGCCAACCTATAACTTTGCGGTAGCTGTTGACGATCACTTAATGAAGATCACTCACGTATTACGTGGGGATGATCATATTGCGAATACACCAAAACAATTAATGATCTATGAAGCATTTGGTTGGACTGCGCCAACATTTGGGCATATGACCTTGATCATCAATTCTGAAACGGGCAAAAAATTAAGTAAACGTGATGAATCGATTTTACAATTTATCGAACAATACCGTGAATTAGGCTACTTACCAGAAGCGATGTTCAATTTTATTGCTTTACTAGGCTGGTCGCCTGTCGGTGAAGATGAATTGTTCAGTCAAGAAGAATTGATCAAAATGTTTGATCCACAGCGCTTGAGCAAATCACCAGCAGCATTTGACGCAAAAAAATTACAATGGGTGAACAACCATTACATCAAAGAAATGGATCTAGATGCATTGACAGAAATGTGTTTACCTTATTTGATCGCTGATGGTCGTGTGCAAGAAAATCCAGATGCACAAACAATCGAATGGGTGAAAAAAATTGTTCGTCTGTACCAACCACAAATGAGTTATGCAGCGGAAATCGTTGAAGTATCAACATTATTCTTTAACGAACATCCTGTATTAGATGAAGCAGCCAAAGAAGTATTAGCGGGTGAAACGGTTCCGACTGTGTTGAAAGCTTTCAAAGAACAACTTACTCAAATGGAAGTGGTAGATGCACCAACAGTCAAAGCAGCAATCAAAGCAGTACAAAAAGAAACAGGGGTAAAAGGAAAGAACCTGTTTATGCCGATCCGTGTCGCTGTTTCAGGACAAATGCATGGACCTGAATTACCAGAAACAATCGAATTGTTAGGAAAAGAAAAATCTTTAGCACATTTAAACCAAGTATTGAACTAA
- a CDS encoding PIN/TRAM domain-containing protein translates to MQKRVITLLMIIVGASLGISFLPTAWQAVGQQTNGWLNNTFTNSLLGALIFFLLSLLLAKHITAVIKQIEEKLSEVSLTYLLFGAIGAIIGLTLGVVISTPLYNIEIPFVNSVLPILLMVILGYLGLRMGTTRIEEWKKIFGPRSKKVEQETPSQVESQLLERKLDDHFHKYKILDTSVIIDGRIYDITKTGFLEGTLMIPNFVLYELQYIADSGDSLKRVRGRRGLDILNALQKEEGISVEMYDGDFEDISEVDSKLIKLAKLLDGVIVTNDYNLNKVSEFQNVPVLNINALANAVKPVVIPGENMNVLVVKAGTERQQGVAYLDDGTMVVVEDGQHYMNERIEVVVTSALQTAAGRMIFAKPAHAGRGIDNKRENEKKAK, encoded by the coding sequence ATGCAAAAACGTGTCATCACCTTACTGATGATCATCGTTGGTGCCAGCTTAGGGATTTCTTTTTTACCTACAGCTTGGCAGGCGGTCGGTCAACAGACGAATGGATGGCTGAATAACACCTTTACCAATAGCTTGTTAGGTGCACTTATTTTCTTTCTATTATCTTTGCTATTGGCAAAACATATAACAGCAGTCATCAAGCAAATTGAAGAAAAATTAAGTGAAGTCAGCTTGACGTATCTCTTATTTGGCGCAATCGGTGCAATTATTGGCCTAACGTTGGGGGTTGTGATCTCAACGCCGCTTTACAATATTGAAATACCTTTTGTGAACAGTGTTTTACCCATCTTATTGATGGTGATCCTTGGCTATTTGGGCTTGCGAATGGGAACGACCCGCATCGAAGAATGGAAGAAAATATTTGGACCTAGAAGTAAAAAGGTGGAGCAAGAAACACCTAGTCAGGTGGAAAGTCAGTTATTAGAACGCAAATTAGATGATCATTTTCATAAATATAAAATTTTAGACACAAGCGTCATTATTGATGGACGTATTTACGATATTACAAAAACAGGATTTCTAGAAGGAACCTTGATGATCCCAAATTTCGTCCTGTATGAATTACAATATATCGCTGATTCTGGCGATAGCCTGAAGCGGGTACGTGGACGTCGCGGACTAGATATTTTGAATGCGTTACAAAAAGAAGAAGGTATTTCAGTTGAGATGTATGATGGTGATTTTGAAGACATCAGTGAAGTAGATAGTAAGCTGATCAAATTGGCAAAACTATTGGATGGTGTCATCGTGACCAATGATTATAATCTTAACAAAGTCTCTGAATTTCAAAATGTACCTGTTCTCAATATCAATGCACTTGCTAACGCAGTGAAACCAGTCGTTATCCCTGGTGAGAATATGAATGTACTAGTGGTCAAAGCAGGCACAGAACGTCAACAAGGAGTGGCTTATCTAGATGACGGTACAATGGTGGTTGTGGAAGATGGGCAACATTACATGAATGAACGGATCGAAGTCGTGGTAACGAGTGCACTACAAACAGCTGCTGGACGAATGATCTTTGCAAAACCTGCTCATGCGGGTAGAGGAATCGACAATAAGCGTGAAAATGAGAAAAAAGCGAAATAA